The Streptomyces sp. NBC_00483 genome contains the following window.
CTTCGCGAGCCGCGGCTGGAGCGAGAAGGAGTGGTCCGCCGCGCGTGAACGGCTGGTCGGGCGAGGCCTCTTGGAGTCGGACGGCACGGCGACCGAAGCGGGACGTGCGCTGCGCGCCACGGTCGAGCGCCACACGGACGAGCTGGCGGCAGCGCCCTGGCAGGCACTGGGCGCGGCCGACACGGGCCGGCTCGCCGACCTACTGGGGGACTACTGGGTCGCGGTCATCGGATCGGGGCTGCTGCCGGGGACGAACACGTTGGGGATCGGCAAGGTGTGACGGGACGGTGCCGGTCGCTCAACGACCGGTGGTCGACATCCGGATCCCGATGGCCGTGAACAGCGTGCCGCCCCCTCGCGGAGGGTCGTGACCTCCGCGTTCCGTTGGCCGGGCGCGGTTCCTGGTCACGGCCGCCTCCGCCAACTTCTTTACCGTTCGCGGGTGTTCGGCCGTGCCACGCGAGTTCTCCTGTGTGACCCACGTCACGTTACCAACGGTATCTGAAACAGAGTGTCGCAGGTAAATTGCGGGTACCGCGCAGATGAGAACCACGTGTCTGAGTAGCCGCCAGTGCCCCGAGTGGCGCTGAACCCTCCGTCCCTGTCTCTCTCAGGGGCTCACGAGCGAGAGCGAGGACCCTCCGCGATGGAGCAGCAGCACGTCGACGTCCTGGTCATCGGTGCCGGAATATCCGGCATCAGCGCCGCGCGCCATGTCCTGCGCGACAACCCCAGGGCCTCGCTCGTCGTACTCGAGCGCCGCGCCCGCGTGGGCGGGACCTGGGACCTCTTCCGGTACCCCGGCATCCGGTCGGACTCCGACATGCCCACCTTCGGCTTCGGGTTCCGGCCCTGGAGCGACGCGCGCATCCTCGCCGACGGAGCGCAGATCCGCCAGTACGTGGAGGACGCCGCGTCCGACGGCGGCATCCTGGAACGCACCCGCTTCGGCCGCCGCGCCATCAGCGCCGACTTCTCGCACGAGACCGGGCGCTGGACCGTCGAGGTCGAGGACGAGGGCACCGGCGAGCACGAGTCGTACAGTGCCGGCTACCTCGTCGGCGCGACCGGTTATTACGACTACGACAAGCCCTACCGCCCCGAGTTCCCGGGCGAGGCCGACTACCAGGGCACGCTCGTGCACCCCCAGCAGTGGCCGGAGGACCTGGACTACGCCGGCAAGCGCGTGGTCGTCATCGGCTCCGGCGCAACCGCCATCACCCTGCTGCCCGCGATGGCCGACAAGGCCGCGAGCGTCACCATGCTCCAGCGGTCGCCCACGTACGTCATGGCACTGCCGGAGGTGGACCCGCTCACCTCCGTCATGAAGAAGCTGCGCGCCCCCGCCCGGCTGACCCACAAGGTGGTCCGGGCGCGCAACATCGCACTTCAGCGCGGGAGTTACGCCTTCTGCCGCAAGTACCCCCGCCTCGCCCGCAAGGTGCTGCTCGGGCTCGTACGGGCCCAGGCGGGCAAGGGCGTCGACATGCGCCACTTCAGCCCCACGTACAAGCCCTGGGACCAGCGTCTGTGCGTCGTCCCCGGCGGCGACCTGTTCAAGGTGCTCAAGCGCGGCAAGGCGGCCATCGCCACCGACCACATCGACACGTTCACCGCCGACGGCATCCGCCTGAAGTCGGGCGAGGAGCTCAAGGCCGACATCGTCGTGACCGCGACCGGTCTGAGCGTGCGCCTCATGGGCGGCA
Protein-coding sequences here:
- a CDS encoding flavin-containing monooxygenase, with protein sequence MEQQHVDVLVIGAGISGISAARHVLRDNPRASLVVLERRARVGGTWDLFRYPGIRSDSDMPTFGFGFRPWSDARILADGAQIRQYVEDAASDGGILERTRFGRRAISADFSHETGRWTVEVEDEGTGEHESYSAGYLVGATGYYDYDKPYRPEFPGEADYQGTLVHPQQWPEDLDYAGKRVVVIGSGATAITLLPAMADKAASVTMLQRSPTYVMALPEVDPLTSVMKKLRAPARLTHKVVRARNIALQRGSYAFCRKYPRLARKVLLGLVRAQAGKGVDMRHFSPTYKPWDQRLCVVPGGDLFKVLKRGKAAIATDHIDTFTADGIRLKSGEELKADIVVTATGLSVRLMGGMDVTVDGIPVDVTNRVLYKAVLLEGVPNMSLVIGYTNASWTLKADLAADYTARLLAHMRRNGHDIATPVASDGDRSEFSVMGEALTSGYIARADKVMPRQGTRDPWRLWNNYYRDRAMLQNAPIDDSPLRFDKAGRPAEAKEPTRAA